One Herbaspirillum rubrisubalbicans genomic window carries:
- the ccoG gene encoding cytochrome c oxidase accessory protein CcoG, which yields MEKAVTTTRQGKEGDPPPNSEGQQGQGSKDGKDEYAVIRMYAAREQIYPREIQGRFASLRWLCVFLTQLVFYGLPWINWNERQAVLFDLASRKFYLFGLVLWPQDFIWLAALLIICAFSLFLFTAIAGRVWCGYSCPQTVYTEIFLWIERRIEGNRSARMRLDRQPWSFDKLWRKSAKHLAWGSLALWTGISFVGYFSPIRGLLPEIGTFALGPWESFWIVFYGFATYGNAGWMREQVCKYMCPYARFQSAMFDRDSLIITYDAARGEPRMPAAKAAKLQAGAKSGDCIDCTMCVQVCPTGIDIRQGLQYMCIGCAACVDACDSVMDKIERPRGLIRYSTENAIEQGFSTPEIRRRVLRPRILIYTAILGAVICVFLGSLVVRTPLKLDVIRDRGSMGREVEDGIIENVYRLQVINTDERGHRYRISASGIDGLTVDPSDPIELAATQTLMVPVRVRAPHGAGEVGSNKIHIALQAEDQPALQVSEKAVFLVPRR from the coding sequence ATGGAAAAGGCCGTAACCACAACCCGGCAGGGCAAGGAAGGGGACCCGCCACCCAACTCCGAGGGCCAGCAAGGCCAGGGCAGCAAGGATGGCAAGGATGAATATGCCGTCATCCGCATGTATGCCGCACGTGAACAGATCTACCCGCGCGAGATCCAGGGCCGCTTCGCCAGCCTGCGCTGGCTGTGCGTGTTCCTGACGCAACTGGTGTTCTACGGCCTGCCGTGGATCAACTGGAACGAGCGCCAGGCCGTGCTGTTCGATCTGGCGTCCCGCAAGTTCTACCTGTTCGGCCTGGTCCTCTGGCCGCAAGACTTCATCTGGCTGGCGGCCTTGCTGATCATTTGCGCCTTCAGCCTGTTCCTCTTCACGGCCATTGCAGGCCGTGTGTGGTGCGGTTATTCCTGTCCGCAAACGGTCTATACCGAAATCTTCCTGTGGATCGAGCGCCGCATCGAAGGCAATCGCAGCGCCCGTATGCGCCTGGATCGTCAGCCCTGGTCGTTCGACAAGCTGTGGCGCAAGTCGGCCAAGCACCTGGCCTGGGGCAGCTTGGCCCTGTGGACGGGCATCAGCTTCGTCGGCTACTTCTCGCCGATCCGTGGCCTGCTGCCGGAAATCGGCACCTTCGCGCTGGGCCCGTGGGAAAGCTTCTGGATCGTCTTCTATGGCTTCGCCACCTATGGCAATGCCGGCTGGATGCGCGAGCAGGTGTGCAAGTACATGTGCCCCTACGCCCGCTTCCAGAGCGCCATGTTCGACCGCGACTCGCTCATCATCACCTATGATGCCGCCCGTGGCGAACCGCGGATGCCGGCCGCCAAGGCGGCCAAGCTGCAGGCCGGCGCCAAGTCCGGCGATTGCATCGATTGCACCATGTGCGTCCAGGTCTGCCCGACCGGCATCGACATCCGCCAGGGGCTGCAATACATGTGCATCGGTTGTGCCGCCTGCGTGGATGCCTGCGACAGCGTGATGGACAAAATCGAGCGCCCGCGCGGCCTGATCCGCTATTCCACCGAAAACGCCATCGAGCAGGGCTTCTCGACACCGGAAATCCGACGTCGCGTGTTGCGCCCGCGCATCCTGATCTATACCGCCATCCTGGGCGCGGTCATTTGCGTCTTCCTTGGTTCGCTGGTGGTACGTACACCCTTGAAGCTGGATGTGATCCGCGACCGTGGTTCGATGGGGCGTGAGGTGGAGGACGGCATCATCGAAAACGTCTATCGCCTGCAGGTCATCAACACCGACGAACGCGGTCACCGCTACCGCATCAGCGCCAGCGGCATCGATGGCTTGACGGTCGATCCGTCCGACCCCATCGAACTGGCCGCCACCCAGACGCTGATGGTGCCGGTGCGGGTGAGGGCGCCGCATGGTGCCGGCGAGGTCGGCTCCAACAAGATTCACATCGCCTTGCAGGCCGAAGACCAGCCGGCGCTGCAGGTCAGCGAAAAGGCGGTGTTCCTGGTGCCGCGTCGCTGA
- the ccoP gene encoding cytochrome-c oxidase, cbb3-type subunit III — protein MADFTNGFWNLWIIVLTVLGIAGCALLLWQQSSWKVKKGDQPIPGSTTGHVWDEDLTELNNPLPRWWMWLFYLTIFFSVGYLIAYPGLGNLPGTLGWRSTGEHDADVKKAEAKYGPLFDNYLKQDLKVVAADPQAHAIGERLFLTYCAQCHGSDARGNKGFPNLTDNDWLHGGTPEIIKETIMKGRHGVMPPMAAAVGSAQDVDNVANYVLSLSNSAHDPIKAELGKPKFAACAACHGPGGVGNQAIGAPNLSDKIWLYGGSIDTIKETINKGRDNTMPAFGEFLGEPKVHVLAAYVWSLSNKPSNAAAK, from the coding sequence ATGGCTGATTTCACCAATGGTTTCTGGAACCTCTGGATCATCGTCCTGACCGTGCTGGGCATCGCCGGCTGCGCGCTGCTGCTGTGGCAGCAATCCAGCTGGAAGGTCAAGAAGGGTGACCAGCCCATTCCCGGTTCGACCACCGGTCACGTCTGGGACGAAGACCTGACTGAACTGAACAACCCGCTGCCGCGTTGGTGGATGTGGCTGTTCTACTTGACCATCTTCTTCTCGGTGGGCTACCTGATCGCCTATCCCGGCCTGGGCAACCTGCCCGGTACCCTGGGCTGGCGTTCTACCGGCGAGCACGATGCCGATGTGAAGAAGGCCGAAGCCAAGTACGGCCCGCTGTTCGACAACTACCTCAAGCAAGACCTGAAGGTGGTGGCGGCCGATCCGCAAGCCCATGCCATCGGCGAGCGCCTGTTCCTGACCTACTGCGCGCAGTGCCACGGTTCGGATGCTCGCGGCAACAAGGGCTTCCCCAACCTGACCGACAACGACTGGCTGCATGGTGGTACCCCCGAGATCATCAAGGAAACCATCATGAAGGGGCGTCATGGCGTCATGCCGCCGATGGCTGCCGCCGTGGGGAGCGCCCAGGATGTCGATAACGTCGCCAACTACGTGTTGAGCCTGTCCAATTCGGCCCATGACCCGATCAAGGCCGAGCTGGGCAAGCCCAAGTTCGCTGCCTGCGCGGCCTGCCACGGCCCGGGCGGGGTGGGTAACCAGGCCATCGGTGCCCCCAATCTGAGCGACAAGATCTGGCTCTATGGCGGCAGCATCGACACCATCAAGGAAACCATCAACAAGGGCCGCGACAACACCATGCCGGCGTTTGGCGAATTCCTCGGTGAACCCAAGGTGCATGTGCTGGCAGCGTATGTCTGGAGCTTGTCCAACAAGCCCAGCAATGCCGCCGCCAAGTAA
- a CDS encoding cbb3-type cytochrome oxidase subunit 3 produces MIEMITDPRSLITLISFITFAGILWWTYVGHKPADFEQAEMIPFADGDIGQPAAAADDKEVRHG; encoded by the coding sequence ATGATTGAAATGATTACCGATCCACGCAGCCTGATCACGCTGATCAGCTTCATCACCTTTGCCGGCATCCTGTGGTGGACCTACGTCGGCCACAAGCCCGCCGATTTCGAGCAAGCCGAGATGATCCCCTTCGCCGATGGCGATATCGGCCAGCCGGCTGCCGCAGCCGATGACAAGGAGGTGCGCCATGGCTGA
- the ccoO gene encoding cytochrome-c oxidase, cbb3-type subunit II encodes MKFSHEWIEKNPWLLIGLVLLVVSVGGLAEIVPLFFQKSTTEPIAGLKPYSALRLAGRDIYIREGCYNCHSQMIRPLRAETERYGHYSVAGESVYDHPFQWGSKRTGPDLARVGNRYSDEWHRAHLHNPRDVVPESNMPAYPWLEQTKLDNYDIVSRMKALKRIGDPYTEEDIKNAPAELVGKTEQDALIAYLQGLGILIKAER; translated from the coding sequence ATGAAGTTTTCGCATGAATGGATTGAGAAGAACCCCTGGCTGCTGATTGGCCTGGTGCTGCTGGTGGTCAGTGTGGGTGGCCTGGCCGAAATCGTGCCGCTGTTCTTCCAGAAATCGACCACCGAGCCGATCGCCGGCCTGAAGCCCTACTCGGCCTTGCGCCTGGCAGGTCGCGATATCTACATCCGCGAAGGTTGCTACAACTGTCACTCGCAGATGATCCGTCCGCTGCGTGCCGAGACCGAGCGCTATGGTCACTATTCGGTGGCCGGTGAGTCGGTCTACGACCACCCCTTCCAGTGGGGCTCCAAGCGGACCGGTCCTGACCTGGCACGCGTGGGCAACCGCTACAGCGACGAATGGCATCGTGCCCACCTGCACAATCCGCGTGATGTGGTGCCGGAGTCCAACATGCCGGCCTACCCGTGGCTGGAGCAGACCAAGCTGGACAATTACGACATCGTCTCGCGCATGAAGGCCTTGAAGCGCATCGGCGACCCGTACACCGAAGAAGACATCAAGAATGCCCCGGCCGAACTGGTCGGCAAGACCGAACAGGATGCGCTCATCGCCTACCTGCAAGGCCTGGGTATCCTGATCAAGGCGGAGAGATAA
- the ccoN gene encoding cytochrome-c oxidase, cbb3-type subunit I, whose product MNKENSYNYTVVRQFTVATILWGVVGMLVGVIIAAQLAWPELNMGIPWLSFGRLRPLHTNAVIFAFGGCALMATSYYVVQRTCQVRLFSDFLAAFTFWGWQLVIVGAAITLPMGLTRGKEYAELEWPITILIAVVWVAYAVVFFGTLIKRKVKHIYVANWFYGAFIIAVAILHIVNGMTMPATLTKSYSMYSGAQDAMIQWWYGHNAVGFFLTAGFLGMMYYFIPKQVNRPVYSYRLSIVHFWALIFTYMWAGPHHLHYTALPDWTQSLGMVFSLILLAPSWGGMINGMMTMSGAWHQLRTDPILKFLVVSLSFYGMSTFEGPMMAIKTVNALSHYTDWTIGHVHSGALGWVGFVTMGAMYYLIPRLSGKTQMWSKDLIEIHFWVATIGIVLYIAAMWIAGVMQGLMWRAVNDDGTLTYSFVEGVKATYPYYVIRLVGGLMYLSGMLVMAYNTWRTMRGTELAVAPIPAVTNAAH is encoded by the coding sequence GTGAACAAAGAAAATAGCTACAACTACACGGTTGTGCGCCAATTTACCGTGGCGACCATCCTGTGGGGCGTAGTCGGTATGCTGGTCGGTGTCATCATCGCCGCCCAGCTTGCATGGCCCGAACTGAACATGGGGATTCCCTGGCTGAGCTTCGGCCGGCTACGTCCCTTGCATACCAACGCAGTGATCTTTGCCTTCGGCGGTTGTGCGCTGATGGCAACCTCGTATTACGTCGTCCAGCGTACCTGTCAGGTGCGCCTGTTTTCCGATTTCCTGGCGGCCTTCACCTTCTGGGGCTGGCAACTGGTGATCGTCGGTGCGGCCATCACGCTGCCGATGGGGCTGACCCGAGGCAAGGAATACGCCGAACTGGAATGGCCCATCACCATCCTTATCGCCGTCGTCTGGGTGGCCTACGCTGTGGTGTTCTTCGGCACCCTCATCAAGCGCAAGGTCAAGCATATCTACGTGGCCAACTGGTTCTACGGCGCCTTCATCATCGCCGTGGCCATCCTGCACATCGTCAACGGCATGACCATGCCGGCCACGCTCACCAAGTCGTACTCCATGTACAGCGGTGCGCAGGATGCGATGATCCAGTGGTGGTACGGTCACAATGCGGTGGGCTTCTTCCTGACCGCCGGCTTCCTGGGCATGATGTATTACTTCATCCCCAAGCAGGTGAATCGTCCGGTGTATTCCTACCGCCTGTCCATCGTGCACTTCTGGGCGCTGATCTTCACCTACATGTGGGCCGGTCCGCACCATCTGCACTACACCGCACTGCCTGACTGGACCCAGTCGCTGGGCATGGTGTTCTCGCTGATCCTGCTGGCACCGTCCTGGGGTGGCATGATCAACGGCATGATGACCATGTCGGGCGCCTGGCACCAGCTGCGCACCGATCCCATCCTGAAGTTCCTGGTGGTCTCGCTGTCCTTCTACGGCATGTCCACCTTCGAAGGTCCGATGATGGCCATCAAGACCGTCAACGCCTTGTCCCACTACACCGACTGGACCATCGGTCACGTGCACTCGGGTGCCCTGGGCTGGGTCGGCTTCGTCACCATGGGGGCGATGTACTACCTGATTCCGCGTCTGTCGGGCAAGACCCAGATGTGGAGCAAGGACTTGATCGAGATCCACTTCTGGGTGGCTACCATCGGCATCGTGCTCTACATCGCCGCCATGTGGATTGCCGGTGTGATGCAAGGTCTGATGTGGCGCGCAGTCAATGACGACGGCACCCTGACCTACAGTTTCGTGGAAGGCGTCAAGGCAACTTACCCGTACTACGTCATCCGTCTCGTCGGTGGCCTGATGTACCTGTCCGGGATGCTGGTGATGGCCTACAACACCTGGCGCACGATGCGCGGCACCGAACTGGCTGTCGCACCGATTCCTGCCGTGACCAACGCTGCGCACTGA
- the ccoS gene encoding cbb3-type cytochrome oxidase assembly protein CcoS, translated as MEALYLLIPLSTLLVFLAIWVFFRASDSGQFDDLEGPAMRILHDDDTTPDRHGSDTP; from the coding sequence ATGGAAGCGCTCTACCTGCTCATTCCCTTGAGTACCCTGCTGGTCTTCCTGGCGATCTGGGTGTTCTTCCGCGCTTCCGACAGCGGCCAGTTCGATGACCTCGAAGGCCCGGCCATGCGCATCCTGCACGACGACGATACGACGCCGGATCGGCATGGCTCGGACACCCCTTGA
- a CDS encoding heavy metal translocating P-type ATPase: MSNEGSGEGSLCFHCGQPIPTGQTWLLDIGGATRALCCVGCQSVARLIVDSGCEDFYLRRTVPSARVDPEQLLPPELALVDLPATAAGETTRDQTDTAEELVLSIDGLRCSACVWLIEKYLARLPGVQMAELNVASARLHVRRDPALCPTSTLLRGLRGLGYTAYPFDPLRQGEQARRAGRRLFRQLFIAGLSMMQVMMYAVPAYMTHEGIDPDMMSLMRWASLFLTIPAVFYSALPFFTGAWAGLRARAPGMDLPVAIGIAAAFTGSAIATWRGEGEIWFDSVSMFIFLLLASRYLETAARRKSASALERMQQAFQASALLLPGYPQQRETTLVAAAQLQAGDVILARPGDTIAADACLLEGVAELDLALLSGESRPQTFQLGQEAPGGAVNLSQPVLLRVVRATRDSTLAAITRLAEQAGQGKPALAQWADIVASRFVVALLLLAGITFVVWHMIDPSRAWATAIAVLVVSCPCALSLATPSALAAATDRLLREGTLVVRGNVLETLQRADTIVFDKTGTLTQGRPQLAALWSTGPQQQALAMAAAMERGSLHPLAKALVEEAARREIAAIDVAQLGSVTGAGMQCVIDGVPHRIGSRHFVAEIAGSDLPSALNLPAAVGAGSVYLGSVNGWLARFDLADALRPDAVETVAAFRALGLRTILLSGDQPEVCAEVAAATGITEVIAGCTPERKLDMVRQLQQGGSVVAIVGDGINDAAMLRAGDVSFAMGKGAALAQVSADAVIMSDRLQAVAGCARMAQRTMRIVRQNLVWASVYNFLAIPAAAFGLLDPWMSAVGMSASSLLVVGNALRLSRASRSVTAVNAPAAAQPAALVGGA; encoded by the coding sequence ATGAGCAATGAAGGGAGCGGGGAGGGGAGTCTGTGTTTCCATTGCGGCCAGCCGATACCGACCGGGCAGACATGGCTGCTCGATATCGGTGGCGCCACGCGCGCGCTGTGTTGTGTGGGCTGCCAGAGCGTGGCTCGCTTGATCGTGGACAGCGGTTGCGAGGATTTCTACCTGCGTCGCACCGTGCCCTCCGCCCGTGTGGACCCCGAACAATTGCTGCCACCCGAACTGGCCCTGGTGGATCTGCCAGCGACTGCCGCTGGCGAAACAACGCGTGACCAGACCGATACCGCCGAGGAACTGGTGCTGTCCATCGACGGCCTGCGTTGCTCGGCCTGCGTCTGGCTGATCGAAAAATACCTGGCACGCCTGCCCGGCGTGCAGATGGCCGAACTGAACGTGGCCAGCGCGCGCCTGCATGTGCGCCGCGATCCTGCACTGTGCCCGACCTCGACCCTGCTGCGCGGCCTGCGCGGTCTGGGCTATACCGCCTATCCCTTCGATCCGCTGCGCCAGGGTGAACAGGCGCGCCGCGCCGGGCGTCGGCTGTTCCGCCAGTTGTTCATCGCCGGACTGTCGATGATGCAGGTGATGATGTACGCCGTGCCGGCCTACATGACCCATGAAGGTATCGACCCCGACATGATGTCGCTGATGCGCTGGGCCAGCCTGTTCCTGACCATCCCCGCGGTGTTCTATTCGGCCTTGCCCTTCTTCACCGGCGCCTGGGCCGGCCTGCGGGCGCGTGCGCCGGGAATGGACCTGCCAGTGGCCATCGGCATTGCTGCTGCCTTCACCGGTAGCGCCATTGCCACCTGGCGTGGCGAGGGTGAGATCTGGTTTGACAGTGTGAGCATGTTCATCTTCCTGTTGCTGGCCAGCCGCTATCTGGAAACGGCGGCCCGGCGCAAATCGGCCAGCGCGCTGGAGCGGATGCAGCAAGCTTTCCAGGCCTCGGCGCTGCTGCTGCCGGGATACCCGCAGCAACGTGAAACCACCCTGGTCGCCGCCGCCCAGCTCCAGGCCGGCGACGTCATACTGGCGCGCCCGGGCGACACCATCGCCGCCGATGCCTGCCTGCTCGAAGGTGTGGCCGAACTGGACCTGGCCTTGCTCTCCGGCGAGAGCCGGCCGCAAACCTTCCAGCTCGGGCAGGAAGCGCCCGGTGGTGCCGTCAACCTGAGCCAGCCGGTGCTCTTGCGCGTGGTGCGGGCCACCCGCGACAGTACCCTGGCCGCCATCACCCGCCTGGCCGAGCAGGCCGGGCAGGGCAAGCCGGCGCTGGCGCAATGGGCCGACATCGTGGCCTCGCGTTTCGTGGTGGCCTTGTTGCTGTTGGCGGGGATCACTTTCGTGGTCTGGCATATGATCGATCCTTCTCGCGCCTGGGCCACGGCCATTGCCGTGCTGGTGGTGTCCTGCCCCTGCGCCCTGTCGCTGGCCACGCCCTCGGCGCTGGCGGCGGCCACCGACCGGCTCTTGCGTGAGGGCACGCTGGTGGTGCGCGGCAATGTGCTGGAAACCTTGCAGCGCGCCGATACCATCGTCTTCGACAAGACCGGCACGCTGACCCAGGGGCGTCCGCAACTGGCGGCACTCTGGAGTACCGGACCGCAACAACAGGCATTGGCCATGGCCGCAGCGATGGAACGCGGCAGCCTCCATCCACTAGCCAAGGCGCTGGTGGAAGAGGCGGCTCGACGCGAGATCGCCGCCATCGATGTGGCGCAACTGGGTTCGGTCACCGGGGCCGGGATGCAATGTGTCATCGACGGTGTGCCGCATCGCATCGGCTCGCGTCATTTCGTGGCCGAGATTGCCGGCAGCGACCTGCCGAGCGCCCTGAACCTGCCGGCAGCAGTGGGCGCCGGTTCGGTGTACCTGGGCAGCGTGAATGGCTGGCTGGCACGCTTCGACCTGGCCGATGCGCTGCGCCCGGACGCGGTGGAAACGGTCGCTGCCTTCCGTGCCCTGGGCCTTCGCACCATTTTGTTGAGCGGCGACCAGCCGGAAGTCTGCGCCGAGGTCGCGGCGGCCACCGGTATCACCGAGGTGATCGCCGGCTGCACGCCCGAGCGCAAGCTGGATATGGTGCGTCAATTGCAGCAGGGTGGGTCGGTGGTGGCCATCGTCGGCGATGGCATCAATGACGCGGCCATGCTGCGTGCCGGTGACGTCTCCTTCGCCATGGGCAAGGGCGCTGCGCTGGCCCAGGTCAGTGCCGATGCCGTCATCATGAGCGACCGTCTGCAGGCCGTGGCCGGCTGTGCCCGCATGGCCCAGCGCACCATGCGCATCGTGCGGCAGAACCTGGTGTGGGCCAGCGTCTACAATTTCCTGGCCATTCCGGCTGCCGCCTTCGGCTTGCTCGATCCCTGGATGTCGGCCGTGGGCATGTCAGCCAGTTCGTTGCTGGTGGTGGGCAATGCCTTGCGCCTGAGCCGGGCCTCGCGTTCGGTTACTGCTGTCAACGCGCCTGCCGCGGCGCAACCAGCTGCCCTGGTTGGAGGTGCATGA
- a CDS encoding sulfite exporter TauE/SafE family protein encodes MNLLPIFLVGLMGSVHCIGMCGGIVGALSSAAPARPTPAPTLASALASQAASPLPRVIPIRIAGSAQVQAFGRDLVRVLGYNLGRLSSYALAGALAGGIAAGLLRGADVLGWLAPAQTLAYVVTNLVLVLLGLYLTQWWTGMSRMEQLGSGLWARLRPHAARLVPVDTPAKALLLGSLWGWLPCGMVYSALLTALMAGSAVQGALTMLAFGTGTLPVLLVAGLSGARLRQLAARPAVRRVAGVIVLAFGILGLLRAAEIGGLGIARGWIDVFCVSPVHGV; translated from the coding sequence GTGAACCTGCTACCGATCTTTCTGGTGGGGCTGATGGGTAGCGTCCACTGCATTGGCATGTGTGGAGGCATCGTCGGCGCGCTCAGTTCTGCCGCGCCGGCACGCCCGACACCTGCCCCAACCTTGGCATCGGCACTGGCTTCGCAAGCGGCCAGTCCACTACCGCGTGTCATCCCCATTCGCATCGCTGGCAGTGCCCAGGTTCAGGCATTCGGCCGGGATCTGGTGCGCGTGCTGGGTTACAACCTCGGTCGCCTGTCCAGCTACGCGCTGGCCGGGGCGCTGGCGGGTGGCATCGCCGCTGGCTTGTTGCGGGGCGCCGATGTGCTGGGCTGGCTGGCGCCAGCGCAGACTCTGGCCTATGTCGTCACCAATCTCGTGCTGGTCCTGCTGGGTTTGTACCTGACCCAGTGGTGGACCGGCATGTCGCGCATGGAACAACTGGGGAGCGGCCTGTGGGCGCGCCTGCGCCCGCACGCGGCACGCTTGGTGCCGGTCGATACGCCAGCCAAGGCCTTGCTGCTGGGCAGCCTCTGGGGCTGGCTGCCGTGCGGCATGGTCTATAGCGCCTTGTTGACCGCCCTGATGGCCGGTAGCGCCGTGCAGGGCGCACTGACCATGTTGGCCTTTGGCACCGGTACGCTGCCGGTCTTGCTGGTGGCCGGCCTGTCGGGTGCCCGTTTGCGGCAACTGGCAGCGCGCCCCGCAGTCAGGCGCGTGGCCGGTGTGATCGTGCTGGCCTTCGGGATATTGGGCTTGCTGCGCGCCGCCGAGATCGGTGGCCTGGGCATTGCACGCGGCTGGATTGATGTCTTCTGCGTTAGTCCCGTGCATGGAGTCTGA
- the hemN gene encoding oxygen-independent coproporphyrinogen III oxidase — protein MQAAHPSILHPSASLAGMNKAVLRKMDQRGPRYTSYPTADRFSSDFAVTDYLHAVSDRRNMSAWRALSLYLHIPFCDTICYYCACNKIVTKNRAKAALYLSYLKREISMQGSLFSGMNQVEQLHFGGGTPTYLSDEQMSDLMDHIRHCFTLAPDHVGEYSIEIDPRTVSVARVHKLRQQGFNRISLGVQDFDPEVQLAVNRVQSEEQTLEIIQAARQAGFRSVSIDLIYGLPKQNVMSMSRTLAKVIAASPDRIAVYNYAHMPQLFKTQRQIKEEDLPSADSKLDMLSLCIRQLTGAGYVYIGMDHFAKPTDDLAIAQQQGRLHRNFQGYSTHSETDLVACGVSAISAVGGSYSQNEKTLDGYYARLENSTLPIARGIQLGMDDVLRRLIIQRLMCNFELSINSLEIAYPIVFREYFASEMEKLKQLEADGLISIEPEWITVEPKGRLLIRNICMVFDRYLTQDREKAASQNKDAPQRYSQTV, from the coding sequence ATGCAAGCCGCCCATCCGTCTATCCTGCATCCATCCGCCAGTCTTGCCGGCATGAACAAAGCCGTGCTGCGCAAAATGGATCAGCGTGGCCCGCGCTATACGTCCTATCCCACGGCAGATCGGTTTTCCAGCGACTTCGCCGTGACCGACTACCTTCATGCGGTGTCCGACCGTCGCAACATGAGTGCCTGGCGCGCGCTGTCGCTGTACCTGCACATTCCATTCTGCGACACCATCTGCTATTACTGCGCCTGCAACAAGATCGTCACCAAGAACCGCGCCAAGGCTGCGCTCTACCTGAGCTACCTCAAGCGCGAGATCAGTATGCAGGGCTCGCTGTTTTCCGGCATGAACCAGGTGGAGCAACTGCATTTCGGCGGCGGCACACCCACTTACCTGTCGGATGAACAAATGTCCGACCTGATGGATCATATCCGCCACTGCTTCACGCTGGCGCCCGACCACGTGGGGGAATACTCGATCGAGATCGACCCGCGCACGGTGTCGGTGGCGCGCGTGCACAAGCTGCGCCAGCAAGGTTTCAACCGCATTAGCCTGGGCGTGCAGGACTTCGACCCCGAGGTGCAACTGGCAGTGAACCGCGTGCAGTCTGAGGAACAGACGCTGGAGATCATCCAGGCCGCGCGCCAGGCCGGTTTCCGTTCGGTCAGCATCGACCTGATCTATGGTCTGCCCAAGCAGAACGTGATGTCCATGTCGCGCACGCTGGCCAAGGTGATCGCTGCCAGCCCTGACCGCATCGCCGTCTACAACTATGCGCACATGCCGCAGTTGTTCAAGACCCAGCGCCAGATCAAGGAAGAAGACCTGCCCAGCGCCGACAGCAAGCTGGATATGCTTTCGCTGTGCATCCGCCAGTTGACCGGCGCCGGCTACGTCTATATCGGCATGGACCACTTCGCCAAGCCCACCGACGACCTGGCCATCGCCCAGCAGCAGGGGCGCCTGCATCGCAACTTCCAGGGGTATTCCACCCATTCCGAAACCGACTTGGTTGCTTGCGGTGTGTCAGCCATCAGTGCCGTGGGTGGCAGCTACAGCCAGAACGAGAAAACCCTCGACGGCTATTACGCCCGCCTGGAAAATTCTACCCTGCCCATCGCTCGCGGCATCCAGCTGGGCATGGATGACGTCTTGCGCCGGCTCATCATCCAGCGCCTGATGTGCAATTTCGAGCTGTCGATCAACTCGCTGGAGATCGCCTATCCCATCGTCTTCCGCGAATACTTCGCCAGCGAGATGGAAAAGCTGAAGCAACTGGAAGCCGACGGCCTCATCAGCATCGAGCCGGAATGGATCACCGTCGAGCCCAAGGGCCGGCTGCTGATCCGCAACATCTGCATGGTCTTCGACCGCTACCTCACGCAGGACCGCGAAAAGGCCGCCAGCCAGAACAAGGATGCACCACAGCGCTATTCGCAGACGGTCTGA
- a CDS encoding SMP-30/gluconolactonase/LRE family protein, giving the protein MSVPSPSAAATAAAPYEHLDPRFAALVVPSARLDCLHSGNRWTEGPVYLPATDEVIWSDIPNNRLMRWSEGAGAGTFRQPSDYNNGNTLDREGRIIGCLHGARAVVRTEHDGSRTVLASHWQGKRLNSPNDVVVKSDGSIWFTDPTYGIDSDYEGHKADSEIGGCHVYRIDGQSGQLTLVSDDFERPNGLAFSPDEKLLYIADTGRTHRPDGPHHIRVFEVGGDDRLSGGRVFATISPGLADGLRLDERGNVWTSAGDGVHCYAADGSLLGKILVPEVVSNVCFGGPRNNRLFITATSSLYAIYLAVNGARRPR; this is encoded by the coding sequence ATGAGCGTCCCATCCCCTTCCGCTGCTGCTACTGCTGCGGCGCCCTACGAACACCTCGACCCGCGCTTTGCTGCCCTGGTGGTGCCCAGCGCCCGCCTGGACTGTCTTCACAGCGGCAACCGCTGGACCGAGGGACCGGTCTACCTGCCCGCCACCGATGAAGTGATCTGGAGCGATATTCCCAACAACCGGCTCATGCGCTGGTCCGAGGGGGCCGGTGCCGGTACCTTCCGGCAGCCATCCGATTACAACAATGGCAACACCCTGGACCGCGAAGGCCGCATTATCGGCTGCCTGCACGGCGCCCGCGCTGTGGTGCGCACCGAGCACGATGGCAGCCGCACAGTGCTGGCCTCGCACTGGCAGGGCAAGCGCCTCAACTCACCCAACGACGTAGTCGTCAAGTCGGACGGCTCGATCTGGTTCACCGACCCGACCTACGGCATCGACAGCGACTACGAAGGCCACAAGGCCGACAGCGAAATCGGCGGCTGCCACGTCTACCGCATCGATGGCCAGAGCGGCCAGCTCACGCTGGTCAGCGATGACTTCGAACGCCCCAACGGCCTGGCTTTCTCACCGGACGAAAAACTGCTCTACATTGCCGACACCGGCCGCACCCACCGCCCCGATGGCCCGCACCACATTCGCGTCTTCGAAGTCGGCGGCGATGACCGGTTGAGCGGCGGCCGCGTCTTCGCCACCATTTCTCCCGGCCTGGCCGATGGCTTGCGCCTGGATGAACGCGGCAACGTCTGGACCAGCGCCGGCGATGGCGTCCATTGCTATGCCGCCGATGGCAGCCTGCTGGGCAAGATCTTGGTACCGGAAGTGGTCTCCAACGTCTGCTTCGGCGGACCGCGCAACAACCGTTTGTTCATCACGGCCACCAGCTCGCTTTATGCCATCTACCTGGCCGTGAACGGCGCACGCCGGCCGCGTTGA